One window of the Cryptomeria japonica chromosome 7, Sugi_1.0, whole genome shotgun sequence genome contains the following:
- the LOC131856208 gene encoding F-box protein At1g11270-like produces the protein MAGEHTVDEVERVNMVETAANNSESVWEKTPYHLMEEILEYLPLESVFRFRIVSKEWNSLLSSERFHVPQLERFVLSKGMHAVNVSFARSLGQLPAHIVDDILQMLSQIWWLQTRI, from the exons ATGGCTGGGGAACATACTGTAGATGAAGTAGAGAGAGTGAATATGGTAGAGACAGCGGCAAACAATTCAGAATCTGTGTGGGAGAAGACACCGTATCATTTAATGGAGGAAATCTTGGAGTATCTTCCATTAGAATCTGTTTTCCGCTTTCGCATTGTGTCCAAAGAGTGGAATTCTCTTTTGTCTTCTGAAAGATTTCATGTTCCTCAGCTGGAGAGATTTGTACTTAGTAAGGGAATGCATGCAGTCAATGTCAGCTTTGCGCGTTCTCTGGGTCAGCTTCCTGCGCACATTGTGGATGATATATTACAGATGTT GTCCCAGATTTGGTGGTTGCAAACTAGAATCTGA